CCGTGGCAACATGTATATATTACAGTATTAAACATAAAATGAGCACTAAAACTGACCTTTGCCTTTTGGCTTCAATGAACTCGTCAGGTAGGCGAAGGATTTTGAAGTACCAAAGAAAACTCAGCATTTCGCCAAAATAAGGCAAACCCATAGTACCTGGAGGAAGCTTAACGTAACCACCGTAGCGAAGTTTAAGAGGACCTATGTACCAGATTTCATTCCACCATGTTAGCAGTACCCAAAAGAGCAATGGTGCACCACCAAAAACTAGAGCAAACCACCATGCTTCCATACTAAAGTCCATTTTCCTTGCTCTATAAATCTCAGTATGTTGCGCTCAAGTGGTTTGCCTTCTTTGAAGCTCGTGAGCATGTGCGTTTATAAGGAGAAGTATTGATTCCCAGTAAGGAATCCCTTAATAATCTTTGGAACTAATAGAGACAAATTGTTTTCAAGAACTTCGGGTTATTTCATTGGTGCTTCACTAGGTTGTCGGGGACCATTCTTGCTAACCAATAAAAACTTGCTAATGACAGATCTTTTCAAGAATATTCTAGAAGTAAGAAGTTCCAACTTCCCAGAAACTCCAATTGATGTTGGGGGTTAGGAGGTGCAACACCGGATTTGCGAGTGGCCTTCTAAGCAAATGAATTTTAGTGGTAATTAACCCAAAATCTCTGCATAAGCAAGTATTCCCCATGCAGTTGCTGGAGATAAAAGAGTAGTAGTAAATTTTCATATATTGCAGATGCTGAAACCAGTACATCAACTGTTTAGACATAATATAAACGATAGGATGCAAATGTCTTGGCTGAGAAAGGGATTTAGACGCTGCAAAAAGTTTTTTGCTGGTCGATATACAACGAAAACAATCAGCACCAGTCAGTAGTTTATAATCAACAATTGGTAACAACAACTCAAATAGGAAGACATACAGGACTATAGAGAGGGCAGAGAATGTAATAATGACATGATTTTTCCGTAAAAATGCCTGCAGATTAAGTTACTCATTCAAATTGATAACTCCATCTTAGACACAAGAATTCCGTCAGTATCTGCGTAAAGCCACTCACCATCTAATATACGTGTTCCAGCCATTATGACGGGAACGTGCTTGTCTCCAACTCCCCTTTTGTTGGCTTTCATTGGATGTGAAGCCAGAGCCCTAACTCCAATATCACACCCATTGATCTCGTCAACATCTCTAATACAACCATTGATCAATATGCCAGCCCATCCATTGTTAGTAGCTTGTTGAACAGGATTACCTCCCAAAATCGCACACCTCAAACttccaccaccatcaacaaccagaACCCTGCCATTACCTTTCTCTTCAAGAAACTCACGAACAAGAACGTTGTCCTCAAAGACCTTGAGCGTCACTACTGGTCCAGAAAACACTTGACGTCTCCCGTATATCTGGAAAACAGGTTGTAGAGCTCTAAGCTCACCACTATGAATGAGTGGTGGGTTTGCGTCACAAACTTCAGCTGTCGCTACCATCgacatgttgttggaaacacctACGAGGAAAGGAAAAGTATGTTTACACTAACAGTAGGAGTAAAACATGGAAATAAACCAAGAGTTCACATAGAGCATTATTTAACACAAGTGTCGAATGCCGTTTGAAGTGCATAAACCATGACCAcactagacatggctttctccaAGTTATGACCGAACAAGGAAATTCTATGAAATTCTTAAAAAATTTAACTTCACTCAACCTCATAGCGCAACAATATAATTGGAGCCTCAAACGCTGTTAAACAGCATTGTATTCTCCTCACCGCCACATTGATCaccaacaaaaattcaaaaatgccTCTAAAATTTGACAAATTACAGGCCGTCCAAATACATTACAAACTACAAAAAcccatttgattgtttgtttaaaAGGTGATTCTAAATGAGGATCACCACTTCAAAAGCCATCCATCTAACCATCTCCTTGTATGGCCAAAAAGGGTAGATACTAAATTGTACTGTAGCCAAGCATAGTAGTTATTAAACAAGTTGGATCCATGATTGACTAAATTATCATATCACTCTCCAATTATGTATGTGGAACAAACCTTACATGCCTTAAATCAGATTTGATTTTAAAGAAATTCAATTATGCAGACCAACAATTTATACTAAtatctctggaaaaaaaaaaaaatctttccccATCTGATTCAACATGATAATAGTAAGACAGATTTCTCAACAAGGCAGTAATCCATAAATATGAATCATACAGCTATCAGCAGTGAGAGCAGATCTGAGTTGAAAACGGAGAAATGAGAGACAAATACCTGAATGAAAGAGGAATAGATCTTCAGAAAGAACAATCAAGAAGGAAGTGCAGTGTGATGGGTTGGTATCTTTGATTTTGCTTTTGTATTACCCTTGTTATAATAATGGGATAGTTTTTATTTGGATTAGGATTGATTGATCCCCTTCATTATATGATTCTATTTCAtttcgtttttttcttttcttaggaTCCACGTGGTTGTGACTCGTGGGTTAGTGGACAAAAAACTAAAGGTTATGGCCTGATGCCATTAGCACATCAGCAGTAGCACCAGCCATCGggtaaaaaagaaaggaaaaaaacaaaataCTGAATGTCAGATTGCTATTTTGACATGGACACATGAAATATACGTATAAAATACAACTTGAGACATTAGGAAGATAGCATGGGCAAACTAGTCTGACCCTAGGTGATTTGCCTTCCCCTGTATAAATCTAACAGGATTTCTCCCCATATAATGAACAAACCATTCTACATACACAGCTGCAATATGCTCAAAATCGAAAAACGAGCTTGTTATATGCACGGATGCGGGATGCCCTACTCATAAAATCAAGAGTGCCATCTTTTATGAACAAGAGTGCGGAGACAACAATATAGTTCTGCATGTTACAAGTTACACAAGAACACCAAACCAAGTTCTACTTTAAGATGATTTTGCTACAATCAGTTGCCTCAGAATTCCTTATTAAAAGCTCTACAACCCCCACTATTACTCAGAGCCACTTGAGCTCTTAACTGATGTAGGAAAATGAAAAAATTTACTCAAGTGTTTAACTCTATGCTGTACAAACCTATTTACTCCAATCATCCGAGAGCTTTCCTGACTGAGGCCAAAAATGGGAATAGAAGTGCAAGCTGCACTACCAGACTAACCCTAAGAAATACTCTTTTGGGTGTCAATAGATCTTCATCGCAGTAATCCTCCGTACCACAAGATGTATATTGAAGCTAGCCATAGTAGAACAACTGACAATTAGCTCCTCGGTAATCATCAAAAAAATCTCTGTAGCAGCTGGAGGAAAACAGTCCATTTTTTGTCTCTTATTTAGATGTGAGAACGAAAAGATCTGATAATTCCCCCCTCAGACAGTTCTCACTAAATAGAAAGTTGATGATATACTGTCATCTAAGAGCAGATCGTCCTGAAAATAGCAGAGCATGTCCTAACGTTAATTGAAGCCAACATTTGCCTAATCAAAACGCTGATATGTGATGTACATCCAAATATAGAGAGCTATAAGGTACAAAATGTTACTCTGAAACTTGGCATGTACGAGAACAAAGTCCATGAACGATAGGGAAAGCGGGAATAATGGAATATAACAAGTGGCAGGAGGAGAGAACGTACTGGTCTGCCTGGTGTTTTGCTTAGCTTGGGCTTTTCCAGAATTAACTTTTTCCAAGTAAGGAGCAAGCAAAGTGTCAAGTTTAGCCAACCAAAGTGCAATAGCAGATGTTGTTTGTGGCATAGTCGGAAACAACACAACAATCTCGTCCAACACTAATTTGGAACCCAGATCACCACTGCATTGGCACAACCAATTCTCATCGATGGCTCCAGTGAAGTCAGAGAGTACCTGTATATATTTCCAGTGACAACATGTCATTTTTGGCAACATCAACAAAGTAAGCAAACTATATCGGAGATCATTTAATGGAGACACCCAAGTAGCTAATTTCACAGAATATCTCCTCATATTGTACCTTCAAATGGGAtattaaatctttttttttccagGATTCCAAATGCTAACTAGTTTGAACAATGCAATTCTTGACAAACAGAACAGAGAGAGTACATCACTACTTTTGCCTCAGACTAGTCCGTTTCTAAAAATTGTGGAAACAACAAGG
The nucleotide sequence above comes from Papaver somniferum cultivar HN1 chromosome 8, ASM357369v1, whole genome shotgun sequence. Encoded proteins:
- the LOC113303499 gene encoding putative 4-hydroxy-4-methyl-2-oxoglutarate aldolase 2, whose amino-acid sequence is MSMVATAEVCDANPPLIHSGELRALQPVFQIYGRRQVFSGPVVTLKVFEDNVLVREFLEEKGNGRVLVVDGGGSLRCAILGGNPVQQATNNGWAGILINGCIRDVDEINGCDIGVRALASHPMKANKRGVGDKHVPVIMAGTRILDGEWLYADTDGILVSKMELSI